A region of the Borrelia coriaceae genome:
TTGCTACCAATTATGCACCTTTTATTTTAATATCAAATTAATTCTCAAAATTAACCTCATTACCTTATTAATAATTAAAATTAATCTTATAAAATCATTCATCTCTAGTTAGAAAAAACTTTATCAGAAACTATGTACTCATATACCAAGCAAAACTAATCTCATATGACGATTTAAAAAAGCGTTAACAGTGAAATAATTGCATATCTCCTGTTTTTTTTAGGATCCTCTTTAATACCTAAAACATCAATAACCACATCAGAAAAGGAAGACAAAACCTCTAAGAGGTTTTGTCTTAACTTAAATATAGAAAGTATAGACTCTTTTTCCTTCTGAAGTTCTTCTATTCCATTATTACAAGAAAGGAATAGAGAGATAAATAACATTGCACAAATACTTCTTACTTTAATATTTTTAATATTTATTTTCATATATTACATGCCTCTTTTTATCCTTTCCTTTAACTAAAGAAGTTAAAAATAAATAAGAGGAAACACATTTCATATAAAAAAGTGTTTCCCTTAATCTTTATTACTTAATTTACTTATTTCTTATTGTTTATTAATTAGAAATACCATCTTCAATAGTTACAGGAGTATCACTAGGATTAATTTTCATTGCTTCTTTAACAGTTTTAAGTCCTTCATTAATTGTTTTTCTTATTGCTATAGTTAATGTATTTAGTGCCTTAGTTACCGCACTTACTGCTGCCCCTTTAACTGCATCAGCATAATCACTATCAGAATCACTAGCATTAGCAAATTTACCACCTTTAGCCATAGCCCTTAATGCTATACCTCCTGCAATAACTGCATCATTTTTATTATCAGCAGCATTACCATTGCCTGTATTGTATTTAGCTATGGTAGCAGCTTTGCCTTCAGGACCTGTCGCAATAGCTTTTAGGATATCAGCACCTGTTACTGCCCCAACAGCTTTCGCTGCATCAGTTGCTGATTTCTTTGCTGCAGTACTAGAACCAGCATTGTTACTATCAAACAACTTGCCTGCAGCAGTTCCACTGGTTCTTGTCCCACCATCTTCAGCCCTTTTATCAGTTCCAGCATCAGGATTTCCCTTATCTTTAAGTACTACTTCCACAATTAATTGAATTCCCTTTATTAGACTTTCCATCCCATCGCCAACAACACCAACATTGCTACCATCGATATTACCAAGTAATTTTTCTCCATTAGCACCTTTCTCAGCATCACTTGCACCTCTAATTATTTTTTCAAATTTTTCATCAACTAATTCATTAACAGCATTATTTACTCTATTAACGTTAGGATTATTTGCAGATCTCATGTTCTCAACAATTGCATTAAGCTTACCCTTAATTCCTTCTACAGTCTCTTTTACTTTTTTAAAGTAATCTCCAACCTCAGACTTTTTAGTATCCTTATTAAATCCTAAAACACCGCCAAGTGAATCCCCAAAAGAAGCAAAGACAGATAAGAAGTCATTACCTAAATTAGCAAGAGAGGATAAGAATTGATTCCTCTTCTCAAGTTCTTCTATTACTCCATTATTACAAGAAAGGAATAAAGAGATAAATAATGTTGCACAAATACTTTTTACCTTAATATTTTTAATATTTATTCTCATATATTACTTGCCCCCTTTTAACTAAAAGAGATGAATTTCCATTAAATTACTTTATTTCATTATTGATAATGCCTTATTGCTGTGAAATGGCTGTTGTTCTTGTTGCACTAATAAATTTTGCCGATTTATTTTCCTTTATAACTTCTATGAATAAGCTATCTATACTGTTGGATTATTCTCTCCATCTATATTAGAAAAAACTTGCATAAGTATCAACTTCATTTCCAATTGATAAGCACAGCTATAATAAAATAGCGATTATAAATACCTTACACATTTACCTGCAGACTGAAGAAGTGTGTTTTTCTCCTTTACTTTTGTTAAGGTTCATTTTTTTGTATATATCGATATATCAAATGATCCTTTTATATACCTCTTAGAACTATAAAATGGTGTTATAATAATGTTCAATAAAAGACCATCAAAATTTTTTAAGGTTGGATATTACACAAAATCAAGAATATCTATCAAACTCAATAGTATAGACATTTTCGATTTCTCTTATTATTTTATTGCCATCTTAATACTTAAACTCCATATCCATTAAGTCAATTACTTTACTTGCCATAATTGTTTTTTTTATGAAATTTAAAGAACAAAAACTCAAAATAATACATACATTTATCTGAAAAAAGTAAAATATTCTGAAACTAATGATAAAGATACTTAAATCAAAAGTGGGCTTTATTAATAATTTAAAACTAAGATTATTAATAAAACCCACTAAAGGTCACATAATTTCCAATTAGGATTATATTAAAATGATTAAATACAATCTGAACAGAATATTACAACAATTATCTTACTTTTTCAAGCAACAAATTATATTCTTTGATTCTTTTTAATCGACAAACCAAAATATTCCTTCAACAATTTATCTAAATATTTTCTATCAGTTGCAAATAGTTTATCTAATAAAAACCCTGTAAATTTTGCATTCTTCTTATAGAAATCATAACTTGCTTGGCTTTTAAGCTGAAAACGCAAAGGTTTGATTGTATTTTGTTTTGACTTTTTGTTATTCATCTCTTTTGCCTTTATATTTCTATAAACTTCTATCATTCCCTTATCTTTAATCTCTTTTATACTCAAACAACCTTTCAAAACTTCTTCATACACTTTTAAATATAAATAAGCTTGTGTTTTTGCGATTAAAAATCCTTTAATAAAAGAATTAAAACTTTCATATCCATCAATACGATAAAGTTTTTTATCTTTTATATTGTATAATATTTCCATTATTTGAATTTTATTTTCAATATCATTGACCATGCTTTTCTTTAAAGCATGTTTATAATTTTCATATTCTTCTTCCTCTGAAATATCCATTAAACCCTCTTCTCTATCATTTAAAACAATTGTATTCTTTAACATACCCAAACCTCCTTTTGAATAAAAATTAAAACTGTCCCTTAAGTAACAAAAATCGAAAAGTTCGCTTGCGAACAACTATGGGTTAGTTAACTAACAAATTTAACTAAATTTTTAATATATTCTTTAAAGATTCTAAACCTTCTTGATAATAAGCCTCCTTGGAGCTAGGTTCCTGTAAATTATTTGTAAAAACTTTTATTTTATTATAAAAATGAATTTTTCCTTTAATATATCTACCATATTTATTCTTAATTGAATTCTCTATACTTTTAAAAGTATTTCTATTTTTCATAAACTGATTTTCTACTATAGAAATATCAATATCTTTACCTATATACATAGAAATTCTTTCGATGTATTTCATTAATATGGACAAGCTTTCAACAGAAAATCTCTCAACTTGAATAGGTATCACAAGTCTATCCGTAATATTTAAAGCATTATCTAAAAGTGAATCTAAATTAGGAGGAGTGTCGATTATCACATAATCAAAATTATAATGGGACAAAGAGTTTGTTAATCGATGTTTTAAACAAAGTTCCTTATAAGATGTGTTTTCCTTATTGAAAAGGTGTAAATTAGGATGAGAAGGTATAAGATATATATTTTCATGTATCTTACTCAAATACTTATCTAAACTAAAATTTGAATTTTCCTTTAAAAGAGCATAAACATTATTTCTGCTCAAGTTCTTTACATACTTAAAAAAATAACTAGTTAAACTATTCTGAGGATCAAAATCTATGACTAAAACTTTTTTGCCGATATCTTTTAAGATATAACCAAAAATAATGGTTAAAACACTTTTACCAACACCCCCCTTAATATTTGCAATACTAATTATCTCTGGTTTGTTCTTATCCATCTGGTTATGATACCCCCATTTGGCAGTTTCTTGTCATAAAATTTATATACTTCTTTTTCTAAGTTAATAATTCGTTCTAACAGATTTTGAGCATAATTTTTCTTAAACTTTTCTTTGTTTTTTAAGGCATGGATTGCTTTTATATAACAAAAGATACTGCCCTTTTTAAATCTAAATTCTATATAATAAGGCCTATATATAGGTGAAGTTTCAATGGTTTTTGTGACATTATCTTTATATTTAAGAAATATTGGTTTTGTTAATCTTTTAAATCCATAATACATGCCTAAAAATTTATCTTCATTTTGTTCTTTAAGACTAAATAAATGAAATGCACCCTTTTTATCAATGTCAAATAAACTCCTTAGAGAAATAAAAAATTTACCCTTTTCCTTTTTGCTACTCCCAAAAGCAAATATATCATTAAATATTTTTGTATAGTAAATTGTTCTGGTATTTTCACTTTCTATTTTAGAAAATACACTATTTAATTTGCTTTTACCTTTGATTTTTTCTAGTTTATTTAATAGGTTCATTGTATTTAGTGATGTTCATAATATGTAAATTTTTATAATTATTTAACCATTCTTTTGTTCTTGATATATTATTTTCATATCTTTTCTTGTTTATGTTTTCTTCTATTTTATCTAAATATCTCATTGTTTTCCATTTAGATGTGTTGTTTATTAGACAATCGATGGTATTTGTGTTTTTTTGTTTTTTATTATTGTTAATAGTTATATTATGACTGACATTTTTAGTTGCATTTTGGGATTTAAGAGTTTTAACTCTCTTATTTTTGAGACATTCTTTTTGTATTTCTTTTGTACATTTGAATATTTTATTTGCATCATGTTCTACAATTTTTTCTTTGGCTTTAAGTGCTCTTTTTAAGTTTTTAACACTGTATTTCGTTATTGTATATCTTATATATGTTCCATTTCCTTCTCCCAGTCTTAATAAAGTTTTTTTAATAATGCCTTTATTACATAAAAAAGCTAAATCTTTTCGTAAAGTTCTGAGTGTAATTTG
Encoded here:
- a CDS encoding chromosome replication/partitioning protein, whose amino-acid sequence is MLKNTIVLNDREEGLMDISEEEEYENYKHALKKSMVNDIENKIQIMEILYNIKDKKLYRIDGYESFNSFIKGFLIAKTQAYLYLKVYEEVLKGCLSIKEIKDKGMIEVYRNIKAKEMNNKKSKQNTIKPLRFQLKSQASYDFYKKNAKFTGFLLDKLFATDRKYLDKLLKEYFGLSIKKNQRI
- a CDS encoding ParA family protein, whose translation is MDKNKPEIISIANIKGGVGKSVLTIIFGYILKDIGKKVLVIDFDPQNSLTSYFFKYVKNLSRNNVYALLKENSNFSLDKYLSKIHENIYLIPSHPNLHLFNKENTSYKELCLKHRLTNSLSHYNFDYVIIDTPPNLDSLLDNALNITDRLVIPIQVERFSVESLSILMKYIERISMYIGKDIDISIVENQFMKNRNTFKSIENSIKNKYGRYIKGKIHFYNKIKVFTNNLQEPSSKEAYYQEGLESLKNILKI
- a CDS encoding plasmid maintenance protein, which gives rise to MKNTNLEVRYYQIPSKKYHARYYKIISISRYFQKNAIKYNQTTILNALNIFLVKDNLKQITLRTLRKDLAFLCNKGIIKKTLLRLGEGNGTYIRYTITKYSVKNLKRALKAKEKIVEHDANKIFKCTKEIQKECLKNKRVKTLKSQNATKNVSHNITINNNKKQKNTNTIDCLINNTSKWKTMRYLDKIEENINKKRYENNISRTKEWLNNYKNLHIMNITKYNEPIK
- a CDS encoding DUF226 domain-containing protein; the encoded protein is MNLLNKLEKIKGKSKLNSVFSKIESENTRTIYYTKIFNDIFAFGSSKKEKGKFFISLRSLFDIDKKGAFHLFSLKEQNEDKFLGMYYGFKRLTKPIFLKYKDNVTKTIETSPIYRPYYIEFRFKKGSIFCYIKAIHALKNKEKFKKNYAQNLLERIINLEKEVYKFYDKKLPNGGIITRWIRTNQR
- a CDS encoding variable large family protein, which encodes MRINIKNIKVKSICATLFISLFLSCNNGVIEELEKRNQFLSSLANLGNDFLSVFASFGDSLGGVLGFNKDTKKSEVGDYFKKVKETVEGIKGKLNAIVENMRSANNPNVNRVNNAVNELVDEKFEKIIRGASDAEKGANGEKLLGNIDGSNVGVVGDGMESLIKGIQLIVEVVLKDKGNPDAGTDKRAEDGGTRTSGTAAGKLFDSNNAGSSTAAKKSATDAAKAVGAVTGADILKAIATGPEGKAATIAKYNTGNGNAADNKNDAVIAGGIALRAMAKGGKFANASDSDSDYADAVKGAAVSAVTKALNTLTIAIRKTINEGLKTVKEAMKINPSDTPVTIEDGISN